Sequence from the Sphingomicrobium clamense genome:
GAGGATGGCGGACGGATCGTCGGCGGACGCCTCGATGCGCGCGAAGGCGGCGGCATCATCGAATATAAAGCCGGGACCGAGGATCTGGGACTGGGCGCGAAGCTTGCCATGTCGATCATCCGGAGCTTGCGCTACGGCGCGATGATCGTGCGGCTCGATGGCGAGCTCGACGGCGAATTTGCCACGACGCTCGACATCGACCAGGTGCGGCTGGGCGAGACGACCGCGGCGCGCATCCTGCGCCAGGTCAGCGACGTGCCCGTCAATTTGGATGTGGAGATTAACGGGCCGTTCCGCGCGCTGATCGCGACGCTGCAGAGCTTCGACGACCCGCAAACGCTCATCGCCGACATCCTGCCCGGACCGCTCGAGGATATTCCCGGCGCCGCGATCGAAGTGATTCGCAAGGAAGACGAACGCGAGACCGAAGCCGATGACATGCCTACCGAGGAGGAAGTGAAATGAAGACCAAGCTGCTCTTGAGTGGACTGGCGGCGATCCCGCTCGCCGGCTGCATCAGCGTCGATCCGCCCGACAAGCCGATCGACATCAATCTCAATGTGCGGATCGAGCAGGAAGTGCTCGTGCGTCTGGACCAGGAAGTCGACGCGCTTATCGCCGACAATCCGGAGGCCTTCCCGGACAGCGATCCGGACACCACCACCACCGTCGAAGATTTGCCGGAAAACAGCGAATAATGCTCGCCCTGACCCTGTCCGCCCTCCTCGCCGTCCAGCAAACCGCCACTGCGTCCGATCTCGTCGTCGACGGCATCCGCACCGGCCGGGTCGGCGAGCGGTACGATGGCTATCTCGATTTCGTCAGCACCCCCAGCGCATCGCTCCGCCGCGCGGTCGGAGCGATCAATATTCGCCGCCGCGCGCTCTACGCCGACCTTGGCGGCCGCACCCGCATCGCCCCGCGCGAAGTCGGGATGACGACGGCATGCAAACTCCTCCTCCGCGTCCCCGAAGGCGGCGCCTACCAGCTGGCCGATGGCGAGTGGCGCACGCGCACGGCGGAAACACCGCTCGTGCTGCCGACCTATTGCCCGAAAGATTCGCGGTAAGGCTCGGCGATCGCCGCGACCCGGTCGGGAAGCATGGCGAGATCGATGCGATACTCGCCTTCGGCCCAGGACCCCGCGACATAAGGATCGGCGATCAGCCGCACGATCTTGAACCGGCCATCGCCATCCCCGTCCACCGGGACGATCGTAATGGCATCGAGGTCGGGACAGTCGGCGAACATGCTGTCGTCAGGCACATCCCCGACCCGCTGCCGTCGCTCGGCTGCCAGCTTTTCGCAAAATTCCTTCCGCAACGCATTGTCGCGACCATCGGCATTGCCGAACAGGACGGCGGCATCGACTGGTTTTTCGGTGACCCGGTCCCAGAACAGGCTGCTCGTGCCGCGATTGCCGTGCGCGCCGCCGGTATAGGTCTCGATGGTGGCCAGCAGGCTGAGGAAGCGCCGGTGATTGCCCAGCACCTCGTAGACGGTGTGCGACCGCATGGGTACGGGCGTGCCGCCCAGCTCGGCGCGCATTTCTGCTTCGTTCTCCGCAGCGCGCACGATCTCCCTGCGTGCCCGATCGGCCTTGTCGTCGAGCATGATCTTGAGGCGCGGGATGGCGGCGGCGGCCTTGGGGTACGCGAAGCGGAAGTCGATCCGCTCGTCCTCAACCCGCATATCTACGGCCTCGGCATCCGGATTTTCGGGCACGTTGACGGGCACGCCCTCGGCCATGCGCGCGAAATCCTCGTCCGACAGCCGCGCCTTGTCTTCGTCGGCGCAGGCGGCAATGGTGAGGGCGGCACAGGCGATGGCGAGGGTCGATCTGCTCATGAAAGACCAATCAATTCGTGTCACAGACGTTCCCATCGGTTGACACTAGGGTCCCCCCTTCATAAAGGGGCGGCGCCTAGGCGGGTTCGTGGACGAACCCATGCTTCTCGCGCCAGCCTTTCCAAAGGGTTGGCGCTATTCGCAAGGAGAGAAACATGGTCGAAAACGAGCCCGGGCAGGGACCGCTGAAGACCCCCGAGGATGCGCGGATCGATTCGCTCGAGGAGCGACTTGAACGTGCGCAACATCGGGAAGCGGAGCGAACGGGGAGCCGGACGCCCAAAGCCGACGAGAACGAGCGGCTGGGCAACAAGGTTCTTTCGCTCTTGATTGGCGGACTTGCCGGCGGCGCGTTGGTCGGATGGGTGCTCGATCGCCTGTTCGGGACCGGCAACCTGCTTCTGGTCGTCATGATGGTGCTTGGGGTCGTTGGCGGCTTCTGGTCCATCTTCAAGATTGCAAACACGCCCAAATAGGGCGTTCGAGATTACGGGATTTCTAGTGGCTGACGAGTCCGGCAAGATCGATCCGATGTACCAGTTCGAAGTCCATCCGCTCTTGGGTCAGGAGTGGCAGGTCGCTGGCTACAACATCGCTTTCACCAACAGCGCCGCCTGGATGCTGCTCACGCTCGTCGTGCTGTGGCTGTTCATGCTCGGCGGGATGAAGCGAGAGCTGATCCCGGGTCGCTGGCAGATGGCCGTGGAAGGCTTCACCGGCTTCATTACCGACATGATGGACACCAATATCGGCAAGGGCGGGCGTCGTTTCGTGCCCTACGTCTTCTCGCTGTTCATGTTCATCCTGTTCGCCAACCTGCTTGGCATGCTGCCCACCGCTCTGGTCGGCGTCCACGCCTTCACGGTCACCAGCCACCTGACGATCACCGGCATCCTCGCCATCGTCAGCTTCGCGATCGTGCTGGTCGTCGGTTTCGCCAAGCACAAGCTGCATTTCTTCAGCCTGTTCGTGCCGCACGGCACGCCGCTGCCGATGATCCCGCTCATCTTCGTGATCGAGCTGGTCAGCTTCATGGTCCGCCCCTTCAGCCTCGCGCTGCGACTGTTCGTCGCGATGACCGCGGGACACATCCTGCTGAAGGTGCTGGCGGGCTTCGTCATCAACGGGGCGGCCGCCGGTGCGGGCACCGCGCTGATCGTGTCGGTGCCCAGCTTCATCCTGATGATCGGCATCACGCTGCTCGAGATCCTGGTGGCTGCCATCCAGGCCTATGTTTTCGCCCTGCTCACGTCGCTGTACCTGAACGACGCGATCAACCTTCACTAATCACACGAATTTCAACTGGGAGTTTTTATCATGGACGCAGAAGCTGCAAAATTGCTCGGTGCCGGTCTCGCCGCGATTGGCGTTGGCATGGCCGCCCTCGGCGTGGGTAACGTCTTCGGCTCGTTCCTCGAGAGCGCGCTGCGCAACCCGGCCGCCGCTGACGGCCAGCAGGGTCGCCTGTTCATCGGCTTCGCCGCTGCCGAACTTCTCGGCCTGCTGGCGTTCGTCGTCGCGATGATCCTGCTCTTCGTCGCGTAACAACACTTAGCTTTCTAGGGGTCGGCCAATGCCGCAGATCGCCCAAATCGGCGAAATCTACGCATCGCAGCTCTTCTGGCTCGCGATCTTCTTCGGGCTCATCCTGATCGTCATCGGATACGGCATGCTGCCGAAGATCCAGGCGACGGTCGATGCGCGTGACGAAAAGATCGCGGCCGACCTCAAGGAAGCCGAGGATGCCCGCGCCCGCGCGGACGCCCTCGAAGAAGACTATCGCGCAGCGCTCGATGCCAGCCGCGCCGAGGCGAACAAGCTCGCTTCGGAAGCCAAGGCGACCGCTGCGAAGAAGACCGAGGCGAGCCTCAAGCGCGCCGACACTTCCATCACCAAGAAGCTGGACGCTGCGGCGGCCGAGCTGGCCGAAGCGCGCGCTGCGGCGATGAAGGAAGTCGAAGCCGTGGCCGCCGAAGCGGCGCAGGACATGGTCGCCAAGATTGCCGGCCTCAAGGTCGACAAGCAGACCGCTGCCGCCGCCGTCGCGAAGGAATTGACCCATGGCTGATGGTGCCATCACCGGCGAAGCCGTGATCGAACCCGAAGTCGCAACGCACGCGGAATCGAAGGGTTATTTCACCGACGGTGCCGTGATCGTTGCGCTGGCGATGATGGTCGTCATCGCGCTGATGCTCTGGAAGAAGGTTCCGGCCGCGATCGGCAAGAGCCTCGACGACAAGATCGCGGCAATCCGCGAACAACTCGACGAAGCCAAGACGCTGCGCGAAGAAGCCGAAGCGCTCAAGGCCGAGTATGAGAAGAAGGCCAAGGCCGCGACCAAGGACGCGAAGGCGATCGTCGCCCGCGCCGAGGAAGAAGCCGACGCCATCGTCAAGAAGGCCGCCGACGACGCCAAGGCGCTGGTCGCGCGCAAGAAGGCGATGGCCGAAGCCAAGATCGACGCCGAGAGCCGCCAGGCGATGGCCGAGATCAAGGCCGCTGCCGCCAACGCGGCTTCCGCTGCCGCTGCCAAGATCATCGCCGAGAAGGGCGACGAGGCGATGGACGCGAAGCTGACCGACGACGCGATCTCGTCGATCAATTAGAGTTTTCCGTCGGGAGAGGACGGACCAAAAGAGAAGGCCCGGAGGCAAGCGCCTCCGGGCCTTCTTCGTCACGAGGGGGGCATGAACCCCGCGTCGCTTACGACTGGTTATGCAATTCGCTGCGTTCGCTTACGCCTTCGAGCGCGGCGCTGCTGGCACCTTCCTCGCTCGAGCGTGCGAGGTCGCCAAGACTGACGACACCGACGAGCTTGCTGTTGTCGTCGATCACCGGCAGACGGCGGACCTGATGGTCGGCCATCTTGTGTGCGATCGTATCGATATCGTCGCTTTCGCGGGCGATCACGAGATGGTCGGTCATGAATTCGCTGACCGAGCAACTCGGGTCGCGACCTTCGGCAACGGCACGCACCGCAATGTCACGGTCGGTAATCATGCCGAGCACGGTGTCGCCATCACAGACGGGGAGCGAACCCGTATCTTCCTTGAGCATGAAGCCGGCCGCTTCCTTGAGGCTGCAATCGGGTTTCACGACCTTGTAGTCGCTGGTCATCACTTCGCGGATCTGCATGTTGAGCACTCCCTCTTTTTCGTTTTCATTCAACGACATAAACGATAAGAGAGTGGGCCGCGTTCCAGCGATCAGGGGGTGTTTTCGGTCAGGAGGTCATAAGTTGCGACGAGTTCGTCATCCTGGTTGAAAATCTCGACTGCCCACTTCACGACACCCGTCTCGTCCGACTTGATCGACTTGGATCGCACCGTCAGTTCGACGCGCATCGAATCGCCCGGATAGAGCGGGGTGAGGAAACGCAGATTCTCGAGCCCGGTATTGGCGAGCACCGGCCCCGGCGGGGCGTAGACGAACAGGCCGGCGGCGAAGCTGAGGATCAGATAGCCGTGGGCAACGCGCCCTTCGAAGATGGGAGAGGCCTTGGCCGCTTCCTCGTCCATGTGCGCGTAGAACTTGTCGCCGGTGAATTCGGCAAAATGCTCGATATCTTCCACCGTCACCGTGCGCGCATCGGTGTAGAGCGTGTCGCCGATTTCCAGTTCGCTCATGGTGAGCTTGAAGGGATGCGTGTCGAGCTTCCGCTTGGGGCCGCCCGGAATGTACTGCTGCGCGATGGCGGCGATCATCGACGGGGTCGACTGGATCGCGGTGCGCTGCATGTAGTGATGGACGCCGCGCACGCCGCCCATTTCCTCGCTGCCGCCCGCACGACCGGGGCCGCCATGGACGAGGACGGGGAGGGGCGAGCCGTGACCGGTTGATTCCTTGGCGTTGTCGCGATTGATGACCAGCATGCGCCCGTGGAAGGCCGCGGCGCCGCGGATGAACTCGCCCGCGATTTGCTCGTCGTAGGTGAAGAGCGAGAGCGCAAGACTGCCCATGCCCCGATTGGCGAGCGCGATGGCGTCGTCGATATCCTTGTAGGGCATGACGGTGGCCACGGGGCCGAATGCCTCGACCTCATGCACCGCGTCCGCCGCCCACGGGTCGTCCGCACGCAGCAGGGTGGGGGAGATGGCCGCGCCACCCTCCGGCCCGACCGCGGCATCGGGGTCGCCATGCACGATCCGCGCGCCGCCCTCGACCAGTTCGGCGATCTTGGCGCGCACGTCGTCGCGCTGCGACGTCGACACGAGGCAGCCGAGTTGCGTTTCCTTCTCGCGCGGGTCGCCAGCAGCGATATCGGCGAGCTTGCCCGCAATCGCGCCCTGGACGGCGTCGAGATGTTGGGCGGGCGCCAATATGCGGCGGATGGCGGTGCACTTCTGACCCGCTTTGGTGGTCATCTCGCGCACCACCTCGGCGATAAACAGGTCGAATTCAGGCGAGCCCGGCGCGGCATCGGTGCCGAGCATCGAGGCGTTGAGGCTGTCCTGCTCGGCCACGAACTGGACGCTTTCGCGCAGCACCGTGGGATGGTTCTTGAGCTTGCCCGCGGTGGCCGCCGACCCGGTGAAGCTGACGACGTCCTGCCCGGTCAGATGGTCGAACAGATCGCCGACACCGCCGACGATCAGCTGGACCGCGCCTTCGGGTAGCTTGCCCGTCTCGATCAGGATGCGGAACGCGGCTTCGCACAGATAGGCGGTCGCAGTCGCCGGTTTGACGATGCAGGGCATGCCCGCAAGTAGCGTCGGTGCCATCTTCTCGAGCATGCCCCAGACGGGGAAGTTATAGGCGTTGATGTGGACGGCCGCGCCCTGATGCGGGGTGAGGATATGCTGGCCGACGAAGGTGCCGCCCTTCGACAGCGGTTCGAGCTCACCGTCGAGCAGCACGTGCGCGTTGGGCAGCTTCTTGCGGCCGGTCGAGGAGTAGCTGAGCAGCGTCAGCGCGCCACCATCGATGTCGATCCACCCATCGCCCTTGGTGGCACCGGTATGCGGGTTGAGCGCATAGAGCTCGTCCTTGCGCTCCATGATGGCGAGGCCCAGGTCCTTAAGCATCCACGCGCGCTCGTGGAAGGTCATCTTGCGCAGTGCGGGGCCACCGACATTGCGCGCATGGTCGAGCATGGCCTTGAAATCGAGCCCGTCCGAGCCGGTCGACGCGATGGTCGATCCGTCGATCGCGCTGGGAATTTCGCGCACGCCCTCGCCGCGGGTCCACGCGTCGCGCGCATAGTTGAGCAGTTCGATCGTCTTCATTGCAGTCTCCTGTTCGGGGCGAGCGATAGACCAAGGCGAGCGCGGGGCCAACCTTGCGCGAAATGCTCCGCTTTGGAGGGTTTGGCGAGGAGCGCGTAACCGGCTCTGGCCAAGATGCCGCCTTCCGACGCTGGAGGGCTAAGATGCGCCAGAGAGAACCGAGGACGAGGGTCCGGCTTCCCGCGCGCCTCAACGCGGGGCGACGCTGGTGCGACGCGACCATCCACAACCTGTCGCGCACGGGCATCATGTTCAGCGCGGACGAAGGGCTCGACGGCGGCGAATATCTCGAATTGCGGCGCGGCAAGCATGTCATGATTGCGCGGATCGTCTGGAGCGACGGCAGCTTTTGCGGAGCGCGGATGCAGGACCCGATCTGCGTCGCTGACATCGTCGCGGACCGGCCGACGCCCAAGCGCCCTAATGCGTCGGTGGAGCGTCGCCGCCTGCCGCGCGCGCAGGCTGCCGAACGCAGCCGCGCGACCGGACGCCTGCTCGATTATTGCCTATGCGCTGCGGCGTTGATGGCGGGGGCAGGCGTGCTGGCGACCAGCGCCTACGATGCGCTCGCCGGCTCATTGCGCGCGGTCGAGACCGGCCTGAAGCGCTGAGGCGGCTTACTTGCCCTTGAACTCGGGTTTGCGCTTTTCGAGGAAGGCGGCGACGCCTTCCTTATAGTCTTCGGTATAGCCGAGACGGCGCATCTCGTCGCGCTGCAGGTCGAGTTCGGCATCGAGGCTGCGGCTCGCGCTGGTTCGGATCAGCTTCTTGGTCGCCGCTAGCCCCAGCGGCGGGAAGTTGGCGAGCTTTGCCGCCAGCTCGTCGACATGCGTATCGAGCTGGTCGTCCTCGACCGCTTTCCAGATCAGCCCCCAGTCGGCCGCCTGCTCCGCGCTCAGCGGCTCGTCGGTCAAGGCGAGGCCCAGCGCGCGCGCCTGCCCGACATGGCGCGGCAAATGCCAGCTGCCGCCGCTGTCGGGAATGAGGCCGAGTTTGGCGAAACCCTGGATGAATTTGGCCGATCTGGCCGCGATGACGATGTCGCAGGCCAGCGCGATATTGGCGCCGGCACCTGCCGCTACGCCGTTGACCCGCGCGATCACCGGCTGGTCGATCGTCGCCAGCGTCCGGATCAGCGGGTTCCAGCTTTCCTCGACCGTTTCACCAAGGTCGACCGCTTCGCCCGGCGCGACATTGCGATCGTTCAAATCCTGTCCGGCGCAGAATCCGCGCCCTTCGCCCGTCAGCACGACGACGCGCGCATCGTCGAGCTTGTATAGCGCGTCGCGCAATTCGGCATGCATGGCGCGTGTAAAGCTATTGAGGCGGTCGGGGCGGTTGAGCGTGATGCGGGCGACGTGGCCGTCACGCTCGAAGCGGATGCTTTCATAGGTCATGGGGTAGGGGCGTAGGCCCGCCCGGCATGGGTGATCAAGCCCGCCGCTATGGTTAAGTCAAAATTTACCCTGTTGGCCTAGACCCGGCATGTTCGAACGAAAAGCATGCCATGAATCGCCTTTTTACCCTCCTGACAGCGCTACTGGGCGCGGCGCTCCTCGCCGGGGCGCCGACGAGCGCGCATGCGCAGCAGGTGACCAAGAATGCGAAGGTCAAGGTCAACATCAAGAAGCCGCTGGTGATCACGCTGGTGCAGGACCTGGAGATGGGCAATATCGTCCTGCCGACGGGGCCGGGCAGCCATACGGTCACGCTTGCCCAAGACGGGACGTTGACTTGCCCGGCGGCACTGACCTGCTCGGGGGTTGTCCAGCCTGCCGCCTACAACCTGACCGGCTCGCACAAGCAGAGTGCCACGATCCAGGCGCCGGACTTCGATCTCGTCAACGCGGCGACCGGCGATGCCATCCGCTTTTACCCCGATGCGCCGGCGACCGTGCAGCTTCCGAACTCGGGCAACAGGGGCGTCGATTTCAATGTCGGTGGCAGCATCACGATCCCCTCGACCGCCGAGGGTGCTTACGAAGGCACGATCACCATCATCGCAGACTACGAATAGCCCTTCGTCTGCATTGAAAATTGCCCTATTCGCGCCTATCTAGGCGGCATGTACACGACCGAACTCGACAAGCAGCCGAAGCCCGAAAAGGGCGCGAAAGTCACCTCGATTGACGGTAACGAGCCGCAAGAGCTCGTCGATGCCTTCGAAGCGCGCGTGGCCGCGGACGAGTTTATCGAGCCCAAGGACTGGATGCCCGAAGCGTATCGCAAGACGCTGGTCCGCCAGATCTCGCAGCACGCTCATTCGGAAATCGTCGGCATGCTCCCCGAGGGCAACTGGATCACGCGCGCGCCGTCGCTGCGCCGCAAGGCGATCCTCCTGGCGAAGGTTCAGGACGAGGCGGGCCACGGCCTCTACCTCTACTGCGCCGCCGAAACGCTCGGCACGAGCCGCGAGGAGATGATCGAGGCGCTCCATTCGGGCAAGGCGAAGTACAGCACCATTTTCAACTACCCGACGCTCACCTGGGCCGACATCGCCGCGATCGGCTGGCTGGTCGATGGCGCGGCAATCATGAACCAGGTGCCGCTGCAGCGCACCAGCTACGGCCCCTATGCCCGTGCGATGGTCCGCGTGTGCAAGGAAGAAAGCTTCCACCAGCGTCAGGGTTATGAGGCAATGACCGTGCTCGCGCAGGGCACCGAGGAGCAGAAGCGCATGGCGCAGGATGCGCTCAATCGCTGGTGGTGGCCGAGCCTCATGATGTTCGGTCCGCCAGACGACAAGTCGCCCAATACCGAGCGCTCGATGCGCTGGCGGATCAAGCGCGAAACCAATGACGAGCTGCGCCAGAAGTTCGTCGACATCACCGTCCCGCAGGCCGAGTTTCTCGGGCTGACCGTCCCCGACGAAGACCTCGCTTGGAACGAGGAAAAAGGCGGCTACGATTTCGGCGACATCGACTGGGAAGAATTCTATGCGGTCGTGCGCGGCGAAGGCCCGGTTGCGAAGGAGCGCATGAAGGCGCGCCGCGACGCCTGGGAACAGAATGCCTGGGTCCGCGAAGCCGCCGACGCGCACGAAGCCAAGAAGCGCGCCGCCGCAGCCGCCTAGACAAAGACCCGCCGACGCGACTAAGCCCGCTCACGAAATTCGACGGGAGTAATCATGTCAGACTGGCCGCTTTGGGAAGTGTTCGTTCGCGCCAAAGGTGGGCTTTCCCACCGTCACGTCGGCAGCGTTCATGCACCCGACAAGGACATGGCGATCAACCACGCCCGCGACACCTATACGCGCCGCATGGAAGGCGTGAGCCTGTGGGTCGTGAAGTCCGACGACATCGTCGCCAGCGACCCCGAGGAAGCGGGCCAGATCTTCGAGCCCGCTAAGGACAAGATTTATCGCCACCCGACATTCTACGACATTCCTGACGAGGTGAAGCACATCTGATGCCGAGCCTTCCGACCATTTCACCCGAAGAAGAAGCGAAGGCCGAGGCCGAGGACGGTCAGACGACCGGTAGCTTCGACGCGCCCACGACGGGCAGCCGCGATGCAGAAACGATCGCCTATTATCTGATGCTGGGCGACGACGCGTTGATCCTCGGTCAGCGCCTGTCGGAATGGTGCGGCCACGCGCCGTCGGTGGAGGTCGACCTCAGCCTTGCCAACATGGGGCTCGACCTGATCGGCCAGGCGACCAACTACCTCAATGGCGCGGCGGGCGCGATGGACGGCGACAAGGACGCCGATGCGCTCGCCTTCAAGCGCGACGTGCTCGATTTTCGCAATTGCCTGATGGTCGAGCAGCCCAATGGCGACTTCGCGCAGACGATGGCGCGGCAGTTTCTCTTTTCGACCTGGCAGCACATGCTGCTCCAGCGACTGACGCAGTCGAAGGACGGGCATCTCGCTGCCATCGCCGCCAAGTCGGTCAAGGAAGTCGCCTACCATCGCGAACTGGCGACCGACTGGGTCGTGCGACTGGGTGACGGGACCGAGGAGTCGACCCGCCGCATGACCGAAGGGCTCGACTGGAACTGGCGCTTCATCCCCGAGCTGTTCGACGTCGACGAAACGCTCCAGAAGGTCATCAATCAGGGCATCGCCGTCGATCCGCGCGAATTCGAAGACGAATATCGCTCGGCGCTCGCCGAAGCGCTGGCGCAGGCCAAGCTGGCCGTCCCCGACGACCAGCGTCCGATCCTGGGCGGACGCAAGGGCCATCACAGCGAACATCTCGGCCACCTGCTGGCAGTGATGCAATATCTGCCGCGCACCTATCCGGACGCGGAGTGGTAGGATGAGCGATCATTTCCACACGCTGACGGTGCGCGAGGTCGTGCCCGAAACCGACGATGCCAATTCGGTCGTGTTCGATGTCCCCGCTGAACTGGCCGAGACGTTTGGCTTTAAGGCGGGCCAGCATCTGACGCTGAAGGCCGACATCGACGGCGAGGATATTCGCCGCAACTATTCGCTTTGCGTCGCGCCGCACGAGGGGCTGACGAAGGTGACCGTCAAACGGATCGCGGGCGGGGTCATGTCCAACTGGGTCGGCGATCACCTCAAGGCCGGTGACGCGATCGAGGTGCTGCCCCCGCATGGCAGCTTCACCTACGACTTCTCGCCTGAAGCACCGCCTCGCCATTATGTCGCCTTTGCGGGTGGGTCGGGCATCACGCCGATCATGAGCCTTGTGCGCACCGCCTTGAGCGTCGAGCCGCAAGCGCGCTTCACGCTCTTCTACGGCAACCGCGACAGCGCGAGCGTGATTTTCCTCGACGGCCTGTCGGACCTGAAAGACCGCTATCTCGGCCGCTTCGAACTCTATCATTTCCTCTCGGACGAGGCCGGCGACATCGACCTCTTTAATGGCATGCTGGATCGCGAGACGTGCGATGCGGTGATCGACCAGCTGGTGCGCGATCCCAAGGACGTCGACGCCTATTTCATCTGTGGTCCCGGCCCGATGATGGATGCCGCCGAGGCAGCGCTGCAGGACTCTGGCGTCGCGCAGGACAAGATCCACATCGAACGCTTCACGGCGGGTCGACCGTCGGCCGCCGAGGCCGCGCAGATGCAGGCCGCGGCGCAGCAGGCTTCGGGCA
This genomic interval carries:
- a CDS encoding PilZ domain-containing protein, with the translated sequence MRQREPRTRVRLPARLNAGRRWCDATIHNLSRTGIMFSADEGLDGGEYLELRRGKHVMIARIVWSDGSFCGARMQDPICVADIVADRPTPKRPNASVERRRLPRAQAAERSRATGRLLDYCLCAAALMAGAGVLATSAYDALAGSLRAVETGLKR
- a CDS encoding CBS domain-containing protein; translated protein: MQIREVMTSDYKVVKPDCSLKEAAGFMLKEDTGSLPVCDGDTVLGMITDRDIAVRAVAEGRDPSCSVSEFMTDHLVIARESDDIDTIAHKMADHQVRRLPVIDDNSKLVGVVSLGDLARSSEEGASSAALEGVSERSELHNQS
- a CDS encoding YnbE family lipoprotein, producing MKTKLLLSGLAAIPLAGCISVDPPDKPIDINLNVRIEQEVLVRLDQEVDALIADNPEAFPDSDPDTTTTVEDLPENSE
- the paaZ gene encoding phenylacetic acid degradation bifunctional protein PaaZ; amino-acid sequence: MKTIELLNYARDAWTRGEGVREIPSAIDGSTIASTGSDGLDFKAMLDHARNVGGPALRKMTFHERAWMLKDLGLAIMERKDELYALNPHTGATKGDGWIDIDGGALTLLSYSSTGRKKLPNAHVLLDGELEPLSKGGTFVGQHILTPHQGAAVHINAYNFPVWGMLEKMAPTLLAGMPCIVKPATATAYLCEAAFRILIETGKLPEGAVQLIVGGVGDLFDHLTGQDVVSFTGSAATAGKLKNHPTVLRESVQFVAEQDSLNASMLGTDAAPGSPEFDLFIAEVVREMTTKAGQKCTAIRRILAPAQHLDAVQGAIAGKLADIAAGDPREKETQLGCLVSTSQRDDVRAKIAELVEGGARIVHGDPDAAVGPEGGAAISPTLLRADDPWAADAVHEVEAFGPVATVMPYKDIDDAIALANRGMGSLALSLFTYDEQIAGEFIRGAAAFHGRMLVINRDNAKESTGHGSPLPVLVHGGPGRAGGSEEMGGVRGVHHYMQRTAIQSTPSMIAAIAQQYIPGGPKRKLDTHPFKLTMSELEIGDTLYTDARTVTVEDIEHFAEFTGDKFYAHMDEEAAKASPIFEGRVAHGYLILSFAAGLFVYAPPGPVLANTGLENLRFLTPLYPGDSMRVELTVRSKSIKSDETGVVKWAVEIFNQDDELVATYDLLTENTP
- a CDS encoding F0F1 ATP synthase subunit A, which codes for MADESGKIDPMYQFEVHPLLGQEWQVAGYNIAFTNSAAWMLLTLVVLWLFMLGGMKRELIPGRWQMAVEGFTGFITDMMDTNIGKGGRRFVPYVFSLFMFILFANLLGMLPTALVGVHAFTVTSHLTITGILAIVSFAIVLVVGFAKHKLHFFSLFVPHGTPLPMIPLIFVIELVSFMVRPFSLALRLFVAMTAGHILLKVLAGFVINGAAAGAGTALIVSVPSFILMIGITLLEILVAAIQAYVFALLTSLYLNDAINLH
- a CDS encoding ATPase; the protein is MPQIAQIGEIYASQLFWLAIFFGLILIVIGYGMLPKIQATVDARDEKIAADLKEAEDARARADALEEDYRAALDASRAEANKLASEAKATAAKKTEASLKRADTSITKKLDAAAAELAEARAAAMKEVEAVAAEAAQDMVAKIAGLKVDKQTAAAAVAKELTHG
- the paaA gene encoding 1,2-phenylacetyl-CoA epoxidase subunit PaaA is translated as MYTTELDKQPKPEKGAKVTSIDGNEPQELVDAFEARVAADEFIEPKDWMPEAYRKTLVRQISQHAHSEIVGMLPEGNWITRAPSLRRKAILLAKVQDEAGHGLYLYCAAETLGTSREEMIEALHSGKAKYSTIFNYPTLTWADIAAIGWLVDGAAIMNQVPLQRTSYGPYARAMVRVCKEESFHQRQGYEAMTVLAQGTEEQKRMAQDALNRWWWPSLMMFGPPDDKSPNTERSMRWRIKRETNDELRQKFVDITVPQAEFLGLTVPDEDLAWNEEKGGYDFGDIDWEEFYAVVRGEGPVAKERMKARRDAWEQNAWVREAADAHEAKKRAAAAA
- a CDS encoding YdbL family protein, with the translated sequence MLALTLSALLAVQQTATASDLVVDGIRTGRVGERYDGYLDFVSTPSASLRRAVGAINIRRRALYADLGGRTRIAPREVGMTTACKLLLRVPEGGAYQLADGEWRTRTAETPLVLPTYCPKDSR
- the paaB gene encoding 1,2-phenylacetyl-CoA epoxidase subunit PaaB; the encoded protein is MSDWPLWEVFVRAKGGLSHRHVGSVHAPDKDMAINHARDTYTRRMEGVSLWVVKSDDIVASDPEEAGQIFEPAKDKIYRHPTFYDIPDEVKHI
- a CDS encoding DUF4402 domain-containing protein; amino-acid sequence: MNRLFTLLTALLGAALLAGAPTSAHAQQVTKNAKVKVNIKKPLVITLVQDLEMGNIVLPTGPGSHTVTLAQDGTLTCPAALTCSGVVQPAAYNLTGSHKQSATIQAPDFDLVNAATGDAIRFYPDAPATVQLPNSGNRGVDFNVGGSITIPSTAEGAYEGTITIIADYE
- a CDS encoding F0F1 ATP synthase subunit C, translated to MDAEAAKLLGAGLAAIGVGMAALGVGNVFGSFLESALRNPAAADGQQGRLFIGFAAAELLGLLAFVVAMILLFVA
- a CDS encoding PdaC/SigV domain-containing protein; this translates as MSRSTLAIACAALTIAACADEDKARLSDEDFARMAEGVPVNVPENPDAEAVDMRVEDERIDFRFAYPKAAAAIPRLKIMLDDKADRARREIVRAAENEAEMRAELGGTPVPMRSHTVYEVLGNHRRFLSLLATIETYTGGAHGNRGTSSLFWDRVTEKPVDAAVLFGNADGRDNALRKEFCEKLAAERRQRVGDVPDDSMFADCPDLDAITIVPVDGDGDGRFKIVRLIADPYVAGSWAEGEYRIDLAMLPDRVAAIAEPYRESFGQ
- the paaG gene encoding 2-(1,2-epoxy-1,2-dihydrophenyl)acetyl-CoA isomerase PaaG; amino-acid sequence: MTYESIRFERDGHVARITLNRPDRLNSFTRAMHAELRDALYKLDDARVVVLTGEGRGFCAGQDLNDRNVAPGEAVDLGETVEESWNPLIRTLATIDQPVIARVNGVAAGAGANIALACDIVIAARSAKFIQGFAKLGLIPDSGGSWHLPRHVGQARALGLALTDEPLSAEQAADWGLIWKAVEDDQLDTHVDELAAKLANFPPLGLAATKKLIRTSASRSLDAELDLQRDEMRRLGYTEDYKEGVAAFLEKRKPEFKGK
- a CDS encoding AtpZ/AtpI family protein, whose translation is MVENEPGQGPLKTPEDARIDSLEERLERAQHREAERTGSRTPKADENERLGNKVLSLLIGGLAGGALVGWVLDRLFGTGNLLLVVMMVLGVVGGFWSIFKIANTPK